A single window of Solea solea chromosome 9, fSolSol10.1, whole genome shotgun sequence DNA harbors:
- the clcc1 gene encoding chloride channel CLIC-like protein 1 isoform X2 — protein MGSVVLLCVLLSVAVTGQRMDDWVDPYDMLNYDSGTKTMKTSTEPAHYDKVTTKRRPHTQDDPSQAESTLCDSKVEDLNRQIEEQKKKIVLISQQPTCNPVFKRFLSRLLKDIQRVGLPSDSSDVLYDAKIRMSRQAMTEIQKLLEGEDNWETGALDDAISQILMELKHHDYETWKWHFEDTFGVEIDTLLRLMLCVLILMAIICTQLWSIVSWFVQFRRLFAICFIISLAWNWFYLYKIAFAEHQSNIVKLEGISAKCTGVKRIDWSDNLKEWLRSTLTLQDDPCKTYYEKIMINPILLVPPNKPLLMTITTLFTEPLKHIGQGISEFLRALLKDLPVTLQIPVLLTIMLSIVVLMYGSMQAVFQHGITAPLRRPRRDPPPPEVEPPQPQFQRIQGREHLEELDIEQRRPRQRANDGRLHRHQVLKQQPNRPREEQGQVFVETLLAADPSHSEDETDSEQWEGNPDRSADLDSNEQQPAAASASGVAAGTAPEETISTRSDSSEPKAKPVKVSENRSQDEPSKDDAALKPQPAKRHPSPADVKDPEDKTSSVSLPHVETVGVPVQESSSAPLD, from the exons ATGGGTtctgttgtgctgctgtgtgtcctGTTATCTGTGGCTGTCACCGGACAGAGGATGGACGACTGGGTCGATCCTTACGACATGCTCAACTACGACTCAGGCACCAAAACCATGAAGACGTCCACCGAG CCTGCACACTATGACAAGGTGACTACAAAAAGAAGACCACACACGCAGGACGACCCGAGTCAAGCAGAGTCAACGCTGTGCGACAGCAAAGTAGAGGATCTAAACAGACAG ATTGaagaacaaaagaagaagattgtGCTCATCTCACAGCAGCCTACATGTAATCCAGTGTTCAAGCGATTCCTCAGCAGGCTCCTGAAGGACATACAAAGAGTTGGTTTG CCCAGTGACTCATCAGATGTCCTCTATGATGCTAAAATCAGAATGTCAAGACAAGCCATGACAGAGATTCAGAAACTTCTGGAGGGTGAAGACAACTGGGAAACCGGGGCCCTTGACGATGCTATCAGTCAGATACTAATGGAGCTTAAACATCATGACTATGAGACCTGGAAGTGGCATTTTGAAGACACTTTTGGCGTGGAAATTGACACACTACTGAGA CTGATGCTGTGTGTTCTGATCCTAATGGCCATCATTTGCACTCAGTTGTGGTCAATTGTGTCTTGGTTCGTGCAGTTCAGACGACTATTTGCCATTTGCTTCATCATCAGTTTGGCCTGGAACTGGTTTTATTTGTACAAG ATTGCCTTCGCTGAGCACCAAAGCAACATAGTGAAGTTGGAGGGCATCAGTGCAAAATGCACCGGTGTGAAAAGAATTGACTGGAGCGATAATTTGAAAG AGTGGCTCAGAAGCACCTTGACTCTTCAAGATGACCCTTGTAAGACATATTATGAAAAAATCATGATCAATCCCATTCTGCTGGTGCCTCCAAACAAG cCACTCTTAATGACcatcacaactttattcaccGAACCACTGAAGCACATTGGACAGGGAATAAGTGAGTTTCTTCGAGCCCTCCTCAAAGATCTGCCTGTTACGCTACAGATTCCAGTTCTCCTCACAATCATGCTCTCCATTGTG GTATTAATGTATGGAAGCATGCAGGCAGTCTTTCAGCATGGAATCACTGCACCTCTCCGCCGCCCTCGACGAGATCCACCTCCTCCAGAAGTGGAGCCACCGCAGCCTCAGTTCCAGAGGATCCAGGGCCGTGAGCATTTGGAAGAATTAGATATTGAACAGCGACGTCCAAGGCAGCGAGCCAATGATGGCAGGTTGCACAGGCATCAGGTTCTTAAGCAGCAACCCAACAGGCCCAGAGAAGAACAAGGTCAGGTATTTGTGGAGACACTGTTAGCTGCTGACCCTTCCCACAGTGAGGATGAGACGGATTCTGAGCAGTGGGAAGGAAATCCTGATCGCTCTGCTGATTTAGATTCAAATGAGCAGCAACCAGCTGCAGCGAGTGCTAGTGGTGTTGCTGCTGGGACAGCCCCAGAAGAGACTATATCCACTCGGTCCGATTCATCTGAGCCAAAGGCGAAACCTGTGAAAGTGAGTGAAAACCGTTCTCAGGATGAGCCCAGCAAAGATGATGCAGCACTCAAACCTCAGCCAGCAAAGAGACATCCTTCACCAGCAGATGTAAAG GACCCAGAAGACAAGACTTCCTCTGTCTCACTGCCACACGTTGAAACTGTCGGTGTTCCAGTTCAGGAGTCGAGTTCAGCACCATTGGACTAG
- the clcc1 gene encoding chloride channel CLIC-like protein 1 isoform X1, with the protein MKPSTSKKKKKTAYTGKQIQSFGKSLSSPRRMGSVVLLCVLLSVAVTGQRMDDWVDPYDMLNYDSGTKTMKTSTEPAHYDKVTTKRRPHTQDDPSQAESTLCDSKVEDLNRQIEEQKKKIVLISQQPTCNPVFKRFLSRLLKDIQRVGLPSDSSDVLYDAKIRMSRQAMTEIQKLLEGEDNWETGALDDAISQILMELKHHDYETWKWHFEDTFGVEIDTLLRLMLCVLILMAIICTQLWSIVSWFVQFRRLFAICFIISLAWNWFYLYKIAFAEHQSNIVKLEGISAKCTGVKRIDWSDNLKEWLRSTLTLQDDPCKTYYEKIMINPILLVPPNKPLLMTITTLFTEPLKHIGQGISEFLRALLKDLPVTLQIPVLLTIMLSIVVLMYGSMQAVFQHGITAPLRRPRRDPPPPEVEPPQPQFQRIQGREHLEELDIEQRRPRQRANDGRLHRHQVLKQQPNRPREEQGQVFVETLLAADPSHSEDETDSEQWEGNPDRSADLDSNEQQPAAASASGVAAGTAPEETISTRSDSSEPKAKPVKVSENRSQDEPSKDDAALKPQPAKRHPSPADVKDPEDKTSSVSLPHVETVGVPVQESSSAPLD; encoded by the exons atgAAACCCTCAAcgagtaagaagaagaagaagacggctTATACCggaaaacaaatacagtcaTTCGGGAaatctctctcttctccccGCAGGATGGGTtctgttgtgctgctgtgtgtcctGTTATCTGTGGCTGTCACCGGACAGAGGATGGACGACTGGGTCGATCCTTACGACATGCTCAACTACGACTCAGGCACCAAAACCATGAAGACGTCCACCGAG CCTGCACACTATGACAAGGTGACTACAAAAAGAAGACCACACACGCAGGACGACCCGAGTCAAGCAGAGTCAACGCTGTGCGACAGCAAAGTAGAGGATCTAAACAGACAG ATTGaagaacaaaagaagaagattgtGCTCATCTCACAGCAGCCTACATGTAATCCAGTGTTCAAGCGATTCCTCAGCAGGCTCCTGAAGGACATACAAAGAGTTGGTTTG CCCAGTGACTCATCAGATGTCCTCTATGATGCTAAAATCAGAATGTCAAGACAAGCCATGACAGAGATTCAGAAACTTCTGGAGGGTGAAGACAACTGGGAAACCGGGGCCCTTGACGATGCTATCAGTCAGATACTAATGGAGCTTAAACATCATGACTATGAGACCTGGAAGTGGCATTTTGAAGACACTTTTGGCGTGGAAATTGACACACTACTGAGA CTGATGCTGTGTGTTCTGATCCTAATGGCCATCATTTGCACTCAGTTGTGGTCAATTGTGTCTTGGTTCGTGCAGTTCAGACGACTATTTGCCATTTGCTTCATCATCAGTTTGGCCTGGAACTGGTTTTATTTGTACAAG ATTGCCTTCGCTGAGCACCAAAGCAACATAGTGAAGTTGGAGGGCATCAGTGCAAAATGCACCGGTGTGAAAAGAATTGACTGGAGCGATAATTTGAAAG AGTGGCTCAGAAGCACCTTGACTCTTCAAGATGACCCTTGTAAGACATATTATGAAAAAATCATGATCAATCCCATTCTGCTGGTGCCTCCAAACAAG cCACTCTTAATGACcatcacaactttattcaccGAACCACTGAAGCACATTGGACAGGGAATAAGTGAGTTTCTTCGAGCCCTCCTCAAAGATCTGCCTGTTACGCTACAGATTCCAGTTCTCCTCACAATCATGCTCTCCATTGTG GTATTAATGTATGGAAGCATGCAGGCAGTCTTTCAGCATGGAATCACTGCACCTCTCCGCCGCCCTCGACGAGATCCACCTCCTCCAGAAGTGGAGCCACCGCAGCCTCAGTTCCAGAGGATCCAGGGCCGTGAGCATTTGGAAGAATTAGATATTGAACAGCGACGTCCAAGGCAGCGAGCCAATGATGGCAGGTTGCACAGGCATCAGGTTCTTAAGCAGCAACCCAACAGGCCCAGAGAAGAACAAGGTCAGGTATTTGTGGAGACACTGTTAGCTGCTGACCCTTCCCACAGTGAGGATGAGACGGATTCTGAGCAGTGGGAAGGAAATCCTGATCGCTCTGCTGATTTAGATTCAAATGAGCAGCAACCAGCTGCAGCGAGTGCTAGTGGTGTTGCTGCTGGGACAGCCCCAGAAGAGACTATATCCACTCGGTCCGATTCATCTGAGCCAAAGGCGAAACCTGTGAAAGTGAGTGAAAACCGTTCTCAGGATGAGCCCAGCAAAGATGATGCAGCACTCAAACCTCAGCCAGCAAAGAGACATCCTTCACCAGCAGATGTAAAG GACCCAGAAGACAAGACTTCCTCTGTCTCACTGCCACACGTTGAAACTGTCGGTGTTCCAGTTCAGGAGTCGAGTTCAGCACCATTGGACTAG
- the ftsj3 gene encoding pre-rRNA 2'-O-ribose RNA methyltransferase FTSJ3, with protein sequence MGKKLKVGKSRKDKFYHLAKETGYRSRSSFKLIQLNRKFQFLQKARALVDLCAAPGGWLQVASKFMPVSSLIIGIDLVPIKPIPNVVALQEDITSEKCRQALRKELQTWKVDVVLNDGAPNVGANWQHDAFSQAHLTLMALKLACEFLTKGGTFVTKVFRSKDYQPLIWIFQQFFKKVQATKPQASRNESAEIFVVCQGFVAPDKIDSKFFDPKHAFKEVEVQAKTVKELIPVKKPKAEGYTDGDLTLYHSFTVTSFLKADNPVDFLSKANEISFDNPDLESHAATSNEIKLCCRDIKVLGRKELRMLLSWRSKLRKYLARKLKEAAKKPDQDIGIRSDEDSDAEPDKKKDDVDEEENEEEEMVQKLAELKAEEVAELKRKKRKLLKERRKQRERVELKMDLPGVSIADDNDTSLFSLISIKKKNVLADISKGDMQIAETLADGEDDMHLSDDDDDDDEADKMSLASDLDDEDLEEVEQRQADLEKKAPNKKVKFAKEEEDDEGQDSGLLVELEEKDEKKERETNLWFSKGIFSEIDLEGDAESELQQTELLRSKPTGKGKKRKAEEEAAEPEEKKAGPSQEAKEESDSDSDDSSDDEKQITKMKQAKGAGGKSGDAEDGDFQVVPVESTSKKARILDAEGLALGCQIATSKKRARDLLDNSFHRFASSEEPWEVPEWFIDDERRHRKKPIPLTREMVEEYKQKWKEIDARPIKRVAEAKARKKRRMLKKMDQAKKKAEAVVNTVDISEREKMAHLKSIYKKAGLGKEKREVTYLVSKKGVGKKVRRPPGLKGVFKVVDGRMKKDMRGMQRKEQRSKGGKGKGGKGKGRPSKGGKGGGGRGGKGK encoded by the exons ATGGGGAAGAAACTCAAAGTCGGAAAGAGCCGGAAAGATAAATTCTACCACTTGGCCAAAGAAACGG GTTATCGCTCCCGTTCTTCCTTCAAACTCATCCAACTCAACCGTAAATTTCAGTTTCTGCAGAAAGCCAGAGCTCTGGTCGACCTGTGTGCTGCTCCCGGAGGATG GTTACAGGTAGCGTCAAAGTTTATGCCCGTTTCAAGTCTCATTATCG GTATTGACCTGGTGCCCATCAAGCCAATTCCAAATGTGGTGGCGCTGCAAGAAGACATCACCAGTGAGAAAtgcagacag GCTTTGCGAAAGGAGCTGCAGACATGGAAGGTTGATGTTGTGTTAAATGATGGAGCGCCAAATGTTGGAGCCAACTGGCAACATGATGCCTTTTCACAAG CTCATCTGACTCTTATGGCTCTGAAACTGGCTTGTGAGTTTCTCACCAAAGGTGGCACTTTTGTGACGAAGGTCTTTCGGTCCAAAGACTACCAGCCACTGATCTGGATCTTCCAGCAGTTCTTCAAGAAGGTGCAGGCCACAAAGCCACAGGCATCCAGAAACGAGTCTGCTGAGATCTTTGTCGTCTGTCAGG GCTTTGTTGCCCCGGACAAAATCGACAGTAAGTTCTTTGACCCCAAACATGCTTTCAAAGAGGTGGAAGTGCAGGCCAAAACTGTGAAGGAGCTTATTCCTGTCAAGAAGCCAAAG GCGGAGGGATACACTGATGGTGATCTGACACTTTACCACAGCTTCACAGTGACTTCATTTCTCAAAGCTGACAATCCTGTGGACTTCCTGAGCAAAGCCAATGAG ATCTCCTTTGACAACCCAGACCTGGAGTCTCATGCAGCCACCAGTAATGAGATAAAGCTGTGTTGTCGTGACATTAAAGTCTTGGGGCGTAAAGAACTCCG CATGCTGCTGAGCTGGAGGTCCAAGCTGCGAAAATATCTGGCCAGGAAACTGAAGGAAGCGGCCAAAAAGCCTGACCAGGACATCGG CATACGTTCTGATGAAGATTCAGATGCAGAACCAGACAAGAAGAAAGATGATGTagatgaggaggagaatgaagaggaagagatggTGCAGAAACTGGCAGAGCTGAAAGCTGAAGAGGTAGCTGAGCTCAAAAG gaagaagaggaagctgCTGAAGGAGCGGAggaagcagagggagagagtggaaCTGAAGATGGACCTGCCAGGTGTCTCCATTGCTGACGACAATGACACATCCCTGTTCTCCCTCATCTCCATcaagaagaaaaat GTGCTGGCTGATATATCCAAGGGAGACATGCAGATCGCAGAAACTCTAGCAGACGGAGAAGATGACATGCACCTGtctgacgacgatgatgatgatgatgaggcagATAAAATGTCCCTGGCATCTGATTTGGATGATGAGGACTTGGAAGAGGTGGAGCAGAGACAGGCAGATTTGGAGAAGAAAGCACCAAATAAGAA AGTAAAATTTGccaaggaagaggaggatgatgaaggaCAGGACAGCGGTTTGCTGGTGGAGCTGGAGGAAAAGGATGAGAAGAAAGAGCGAGAGACCAACCTGTGGTTTAgcaag GGCATCTTCTCAGAGATAGACCTGGAAGGAGATGCAGAGAGTGAACTCCAGCAGACTGAGTTGCTCCGGAGCAAACCGACAG GAAAAGGCAAAAAGAGGAAAGCTGAAGAGGAAGCTGCTGAGCCAGAGGAGAAAAAAGCAGGACCATCACAGGAAGCTAAAGAGGAGAGTGACAGCGACTCGGATGACAGCAGTGATGATGAGAA GCAGATTACTAAGATGAAGCAGGCGAAGGGCGCTGGTGGGAAGTCGGGAGATGCAGAAGATGGCGACTTCCAGGTTGTTCCTGTTGAAAGCACCA GTAAGAAAGCCAGGATCCTTGATGCTGAAGGTTTGGCCCTCGGCTGCCAGATTGCTACATCTAAGAAAAGAGCCAGAGACCTGTTGGATAACTCCTTTCATAG GTTTGCTAGTTCTGAGGAGCCATGGGAAGTACCAGAGTGGTTTATTGACGACGAGCGCAGACACAGGAAGAAGCCTATACCTCTCACCAGAGAGATGGTGGAGGAGTACAAACAAAAGTGGAAGGAGATTGATGCCAGACCCATCAAACGAGTCGCTGAGGCCAAAgccaggaagaagaggagg ATGCTGAAGAAGATGGATCAGGCAAAGAAGAAAGCAGAGGCCGTTGTCAACACAGTGGACATCTCTGAGAGGGAGAAGATGGCTCATCTGAAGAG TATCTACAAAAAAGCAGGCCTGGggaaggagaagagagaagTCACATACCTTGTGAGCAAAAAGGGTGTCGGCAAGAAGGTGAGACGGCCCCCTGGCCTGAAGGGAGTCTTCAAAGTTGTGGACGGTCGCATGAAGAAAGACATGCGCGGAATGCAGAGGAAGGAGCAACGCTCTAAGGGGGGCAAAGGAAAAGGAGGCAAAGGCAAGGGAAGACCGTCAAAGGGtggcaaaggaggaggaggaaggggtggaaaaggaaaatga
- the plaat1 gene encoding phospholipase A and acyltransferase 1 yields MDKQQQNSSMASNDPDLPDPSGDPQPGDLIEIFRPAYQHWALYLGDGYIINLTPVDESHTAAMSSVKSVFSRKAVVRMQLLKEVVGSDSYRVNNKYDHNHTPLPICEIIQRAQVLIGQEVSYDLLGSNCEHFVTLLRYGEGVSEQATRAIGAISLVSAAASAFSVLGLINTRSRNRPF; encoded by the exons AtggataaacaacaacaaaactctaGT ATGGCCTCAAATGACCCTGACCTTCCTGACCCCTCTGGTGACCCCCAACCTGGTGATCTCATTGAGATCTTCAGACCAGCCTATCAGCACTGGGCTCTATACCTGGGAGATGGTTACATCATCAACTTAACTCCCGTTG aTGAGAGCCACACAGCTGCCATGTCCAGTGTGAAGTCCGTCTTCAGCAGGAAGGCAGTTGTGCGCATGCAGCTGCTGAAGGAAGTAGTGGGAAGTGACTCGTACCGTGTCAACAACAAGTATGACCACAACCACACACCACTGCCCATCTGTGAAATCATCCAGCGAGCACAAGTCCTCATTGGCCAGGAGGTGTCGTACGACTTACTGGGAAGCAACTGCGAGCACTTTGTAACCCTTCTGCGTTACGGAGAGGGGGTGTCCGAGCAG GCCACAAGAGCGATTGGGGCCATCAGTTTGGTTTCGGCAGCAGCCAGTGCCTTTTCTGTCCTGGGACTGATCAACACACGATCCAGAAACAGACCTTTCTGA